A stretch of the Patescibacteria group bacterium genome encodes the following:
- a CDS encoding glycosyltransferase family 2 protein yields the protein MKVCIGFIIFGDHTAKYLPFFLPSLKNQTEQNFKIIVFNNGEADDENVKYLRANFPEIEIRGGGVNLGFAAAYNQMITSASLNRADYFLMTNPDLILEPDVLEKLAQRLDSDKELGSACPKILKWNFANNEKTSLIDSYGIGLKSGLRFFDVGQGKKDHRDFRYSRIIGPSGACGLFRLAALEKIKENGKYLDERMFMYKEDCDLDYRLYLIHQESACVPEAVVYHDRSAAGTGANDLAAITARKNKSREIKRLSLVNQQLIFKKYWHLQNFISRLNIIFYLIKSFFYSLFFEQYLLAEVLTIFLKKDRLQ from the coding sequence ATGAAGGTTTGTATCGGTTTTATAATTTTCGGCGACCACACGGCAAAGTACCTGCCGTTTTTTTTGCCGTCTTTGAAAAATCAGACCGAGCAAAATTTTAAAATTATCGTTTTTAATAATGGCGAAGCGGATGACGAAAACGTCAAATATTTGAGAGCGAATTTTCCCGAAATAGAGATCAGGGGCGGCGGCGTAAATCTGGGATTCGCCGCGGCATATAATCAGATGATCACGAGCGCTTCCCTGAATCGAGCCGATTATTTTTTGATGACCAATCCGGATCTGATCTTGGAACCGGACGTTTTGGAAAAATTAGCGCAAAGGCTGGACTCCGACAAAGAACTTGGTTCGGCCTGCCCGAAGATCTTGAAATGGAATTTCGCCAACAATGAAAAAACGAGCCTGATCGATTCCTACGGCATCGGCTTGAAAAGCGGTTTGAGATTTTTTGATGTCGGCCAGGGGAAAAAAGATCACCGCGATTTTCGCTATTCCCGGATCATCGGCCCTTCCGGCGCTTGCGGATTATTCCGTCTGGCAGCGCTCGAGAAAATAAAAGAGAATGGAAAATATCTGGATGAGCGGATGTTCATGTATAAGGAAGACTGTGATTTGGATTATCGTCTTTATTTGATCCATCAGGAATCGGCTTGCGTGCCGGAGGCGGTCGTTTATCACGATCGATCCGCGGCCGGAACAGGCGCGAACGATCTGGCGGCGATCACGGCTCGAAAGAATAAAAGCCGCGAGATCAAACGTTTGTCCTTGGTCAATCAGCAGCTTATTTTTAAAAAATATTGGCACTTGCAAAATTTTATTTCCCGGCTGAACATTATTTTTTATCTGATCAAATCCTTTTTTTATAGTTTGTTTTTTGAGCAGTATTTGCTCGCGGAGGTCTTGACAATTTTTTTAAAAAAAGATAGACTGCAATGA